In Arachis hypogaea cultivar Tifrunner chromosome 17, arahy.Tifrunner.gnm2.J5K5, whole genome shotgun sequence, a single window of DNA contains:
- the LOC112765552 gene encoding protein FAR1-RELATED SEQUENCE 5-like — protein sequence MEHTPDNGGSNGGFNSGTREVRPPDLEVDDKMEERVFFDEMIEESDDTEEFQGMYQDEIEQEAVNSEDLGEQEFQAMFDGNDFSHEVDELYRIEDIENIAMVDFLNIGAHEMEYFHFPNLQIAFDFYNHYAKSVGFGARKSKTWKNSKGEYVKQLFVCSREGFRPEKYYNMENREREPKSETRCGCLARFVVRFVAYTGRWHVALFVESHNHDCLDPRLVGFLPTHRKMAEADASQMNNMKDAGISTPHIMLC from the exons ATGGAGCACACACCTGATAATGGAGGCAGCAATGGCGGTTTCAACAGTGGCACAAGAGAAGTGCGACCACCG GATCTTGAAGTGGATGATAAAATGGAAGAAAGAGTATTCTTTGATGAGATGATAGAAGAGTCAGATGATACAGAGGAATTTCAAGGAATGTATCAAGATGAAATTGAGCAGGAAGCTGTGAATTCTGAGGATTTAGGggagcaagaatttcaagcaatGTTTGATGGGAATGATTTTTCGCATGAGGTGGATGAATTATATCGAATAGAAGATATTGAAAATATTGCCATGGTTGATTTTCTGAACATAGGTGCTCATGAGATGGAATATTTTCATTTTCCTAATCTTCAGATAGCATTTGATTTCTATAACCATTATGCAAAATCTGTTGGTTTTGGTGCTAGAAAAAGTAAGACTTGGAAAAATAGCAAAGGAGAATATGTGAAACAATTGTTTGTGTGCTCTCGTGAGGGATTTAGACCAGAGAAATATTATAATATGGAAAACAGAGAAAGGGAGCCAAAATCTGAGACTCGTTGTGGTTGCCTGGCTAGGTTTGTAGTTCGTTTTGTGGCTTACACTGGAAGATGGCATGTGGCTTTGTTTGTTGAATCGCACAATCATGATTGCCTTGATCCTAGGTTAGTTGGTTTCCTTCCTACACATAGAAAAATGGCAGAAGCTGATGCTAGTCAAATGAACAACATGAAGGATGCAGGCATTAGCACACCCCATATTATGCTATGTTAG